DNA from Caldisericia bacterium:
CTAAATTTTTTATATCTTCAACTTTTAAATTTTCATAACTTTTTTGAATAATACTTATAACAATTACATCAGAATCTTTTAATGTTGAAAAAAGATCTTCTTTTCTCTCCTCCAAATGAATAGAAACTTCATTATCAAAAACGCAAACTTCTTTAAAATATTTTTTTGAAATATTTAGAAATTTTAAAGATGGGCTTTCTCTCGTATCTTTTGAATAATCTTTCATAGCTAAACCAAGAAGAGCAAGTTTTGCACTCTTTGGATCTTTTCCTTTTTTCTTTAATCTTTCAAGAATTATTTTTAAGACTCTCTTAGGCATGTCATCATTTATTTTTCTTCCAAGTTCAAACAGCGATAAATCAATTTTGTTTATCATTACACTTTCTTTAAGATAATAATATGCATAAGGAAGACAATGACCTCCTACACCAAGACCAGGAGAAAGAAGATTTTTAACCCTTTTATGGGTTTTTGCTGCTTCAATAACTTCATGAGGAATAAGACCAATATTTAAAAATATATTTGCTAATGAATTTACCATTGCGATGTTTAAATCTCTTTGAAGGTTTTCAATTATTTTTGATGCCTCAGCAACTTCAACTTTACTTACAATATGATAATCACCATTAAAGTTTGTTTTAAAAAAGTTAAGTGTTTTCTCTATGCTTTTTTCTCCAATACCTCCAATCAATGTTGTCATGTTTACCAATTCTTCAAATGCTTTACCCTCAGCCATTCTTTCTGGTACATATGAAAGATAAAAATCCTTATCTATTTTAAAACCAGTGTATCCTTCAAGCATTGGTAGAACTAACTTTCTTGTTGTTCCAATAGGAACTGTGCTTCTTAAAATAATTAGAGTGTCTTTCTTTAAGTTTTTTCCAATATTTTCAATTCCTTTTATTAAAAAGTCATAATTTATCTCTTTGTTTCTCTTCAAAGGTAGTGGAATTGTTATCATGATAACTTCTGAGTTCAAAACTGCTTCTTTGTAATTAGTTGTTGGAATAAAATTTCCTTTACTTATCTCATCTACTATTATTTCATCAATGCTTTTATCATTATAATATTCAAAAAGTCCACTGTTTCCATTTTTAATATCTTCAATTCTTTTCTTATTTATATCAACCCCATAAACTTTAAGGCCTTTCATGCTTAAAATAAGAGATAATGGTAAACCTACTGCACCAAGCCCAAAAACTGATATCATTATAGAACTCCTCCATCTTTTAGAGATTCAATAAATTTTTCTGATATATTTTCCATTGAAAATTTATTAATTTCATCATTATTATATTTTATCTGAACCCCATTTAGATAATCATTATATATTTTTTTTAAAGTTCTCTTTATATTTTCAATATTATCTGGTTCAACTATATCTATTACTCCACATTTTAATAAAATTTCTTTACATTCCCCATCTGGAACAAGAGCAATGATTCTTTTTCCACTTCCAAGATATTCAAATGTTTTTTGTGGAACAGTATCTTCTCCACCTCTTCCTAAAAATAGAAATAAAAGTTTTGATCCTAATAGATATTTCATTGCTTCTTTATGTGGTAAGAATCCTGAGATATTAACAAATTCAACTAAATTCATTTCATCAACAATTTTTTTTGTATTTTCCTCAAAAGGAGACAAAATATAAATTTTTGCTTCTTTTCTAAAATTCTCATCCTCTTCTATAAGTTCCTTAAATGCTTTAAAAAAGAATACTGGTGTTTGAAGAGAATAAAAACTACCTATATAAGAAATTGAGAAACAAGAAAACTCTTTAGATTCAACTTCAAAATCTTTTTTGTCAAAACCTCCATAAACAACTTTTATCTTTTTTTCATCTAAAAATTTAAATTCTTTAAGCAAAACTTTTTTAAAAGATTCTGTAACCACAATTATTAAATCGGTTTCTTTAAGACATTTTTCCTCTATTTTTCTATTTTTAATCTTTGAAGATGGTGGATATTCAACAAATGGATTTTCACTCCAAAGGTCTCTTAAATCCATAACCCATTTAATATTTAATTTTCTTTTTAAATATAGACCAATAAGATGAGTTGAATGAGGAGGCCCTGAAGTTATAACAACATCAATTTTTTGTTTTTCAACCAGATTTTTTGCAACTCTTTTGGAATCTTTTACCCATCTTATTTTATCATCTGGAATAAATAACCTTAATCTTATTTTTGTCAATAAAGAACTTTTTAAAACTCTATATCTTTCTAAAATATCTGTCTCGTTACTCCCTTTTTCTCTTTTTAAAAATCTATATATAAATTTAGGAATAAAAATTCTTGGGTCTTTAAATTTTACTCTTATAACTTTAGTATCTTCTGGTATTCTTGATGTGTCATCTCTATATTTGTAAGTTGGATAATCGCTTGTTAAAAGATATTTTTCATACCCTTTTATATATTTTATTAATTTTATAACTCTTTCACCTCCGCCACTACCAATTGGAGGAGAGAAAAATGAAACAAAAAGAATTTTTTTCATAAAATAACCTCTTTATAAATCTTTTTTGTTTCTTCAACCATTTTTTCTTTTGTGAATTTTTCCAAAACTTTTTTTCTATTTCTCTCACCAAATTCTTTTCTTTTATTTTCATCTAAAAAATAAATTATCTTTTCAGCAAAGATTTCTTTGTTTAACTCATTAATAATAAATCCATTTACTCCATTATCAACTATATCTCTTACTCCTAAAGAATCATAAACAACAACAGGAAGAGATGAACTCATTGCTTCAATTATTGCAATAGAAAACCCCTCTTTAATTGAAGGAAGAACAAAAACATCAAATATTCCATAAATTCTTCTAACATCTTTTCTAAAACCTAATAGAATGACTTTTTCTTTTAAAGAAAGTTCATCTATTCTTTTTTCAATCTCACCTCTTAATGAACCATCGCCAACTATTAATAACTTTGCATTTTTTAATTCTTTTTCAATAAGAGAAAAGGTATCAATTAAAAAAATCGGATTTTTTACCCTTTCAAGTCTCATTACAGAGCCAATTACAAAATCAGTTTCTTTCAAACCAAAATCTTCTCTTTTATAAAACTCATTATATATTTCTATTCCGAGGTGAACAACTCTTACATCCCTCTTATATCCTCTTTTTAATATATACTCTTTTAAAGAAGTAGAAGGAACAATAATCATTTCAGGAATTTTTAAAGTAAAATTATCTATTTTTTCAAAAATCACTCCTTTTAATTTTGAACTATAATCTTCATACATAAAACTTGTGTAAGATGTGATAGATTTTATTTTTAATTTTTTTGAAATTATTCTTCCATAAAAATTTCCTCTAAAACCATAAGTGTGAATCAAATCTAATTTTTCATTAATTATTGATTTTTCAATATCTTTAAAATTGAATAAACCTTTGAATAAATATTGTTTAAAATTTGATTCTTTTATTTCTTTATAAAGTAGTCCTTCATAAAAATTAAAAAATACAAAATCAAATTCACTTTTTAACTCTTTTGCTAAAGTCATAACTTGATATCTTGACCCACCCTTTTCCCCTCCACTTATAAAAACACCAATTTTTTTCATTCTTTTCTAATTGAATATAAAATTGCAACAATACTCCACATTGTTACACTCAATGTTGGAATCTCCCACAAATTTTCTGTCAGATTATTTAAGAAAAATGCAACTAAACCCAAAAATATTCCTAAAGATATCATCTTTTCTTTATCAGATTTTACATTAATCAAATTTGATATACCTTTTCTTAAAATTGAAAAAATAAGATATAAAAATGAGATAAAACCAATTATTCCTGTTTCAACTAAAGTTTTTAAATAATAGTTATCAACATAAAGCCCTTCAAACATACCTAATCTACTTGCAACTGCACCACCAAAACCCCCAGGACCTACGCCAAAAATTGGTTTTAAAGAAAAAATTGAAATTGCAAGATTCCACCTAAAAAGTCTTCCATATGTCTTTGCTTTTTCAAGGTAAATTGGTGATAATAGATTTAAAAATCTTACTCTTATTTGAGGAATAGAAAAAGCAATTAGAATAAGAATTAGTAAAACAAGAAAATATCTTTTATCCTTATATAAAAGAGTAAATATTAAAAAAGAAAAGGCAATTGAAATTTGTGCTGCTCTTGTTAAAGTAAAAAGAAGTGCGAATAAAGATACTCCAAGAACAAAAAGATAATATAATTTTTTGATTTTTTTCTTTTCAGTTAAAAATATGGTAAAAATTAAAGGAATTAAAAGTATTAGATAACCAGCAAAAGCATTTGGAGATCCAAAAATTGAAAATGCTCTTGTTGAAATTGTTGTTTCAAGGTCTTTATCTATCCATGATGAAGGAATTGATACTTTTGCGATATATTGATATATACCATAAAGAGATAAAATTAAAACTGAAATAGTTGAGAGATTTATAAAATTTTCAATATCTTTTTTATCTTCAATAAAATTTAAAACAATTAAAAAGAAGAGAAACATTTCTAAATAACTTCTTATTCCATCAAATGCAATTCTTGTATCAATTTTTGTAAAGTAAGAAGAAATTAGTAATGATAAAAGAAAAATAAGAACAGGATAAATTAATTCCCCTAATTTTATTTTTTTAGTTTTTACTCTGAATAGTAAAATAAGAATTAAAATCAATATAAAACCTTCATCCCATATTGATGAAACGCTTGGAAATGAATTTCTTATAAAAAAATCAATTATAGGATAAAGAGGTATAAGGTAAAAAGTAAATTTATATGGAAAATAATAAAAAAGAAGGGGAATTGAAAAAATAAAACTAAACTGAGGTTTAATCAAAAGAGATAATGCTATCAAAAATGAAAAAAAGAGAGCGCCTAACTCAATCATTTTTTCCACCCAATAGTTTATAGAGGAATGAATCTTTTATTAAATCTTCTTTTATAAAGAGAAATAAAAAAATAAAGTATAAAAGAGTAAAAATTAAAATTTTTATTGATAAAGAACCGATTTTTAAAATATAAGGAATTGATATAATTATGAAGAAGATTAATAAAGTTTTATAGTTTCCTTCATACTTAATTTTAAAAAATTTTACATTAAAACAAATCTCCTCATCTTCTTTTTTGAAAACCTTAAAAATAAAACTATCATAATATAAATTTCTTATCAAATTGAAAATTTTTGAAATAAAACTTTCATAATATAATTCGCTTAAAAATAAAAGTGCCTTATTAATAAAACTTTCATTTATTAAATTTTTTATAAATTCTTTAATCTTTAAGGTATTCATCAATTATATTTTGAATTTTATCATAATCGAGAATATAATATGAAAGACCATTTTTCCAAGAGTTCACTCCTGGAAGTGTCATTGATATCATGTCATCTTCATGAATATTTTTCATTATTAATCCTAATTTTATTATTTGTGTTGGTTCAAGATTTGTCTTTACCCAATTTTTAAGTTCAAGAAGTGCTTTTTGAAGCTTTAAAGTATTTGAAATTTCAAGTGCCTGTTGAATTACTGCCTTAATAAATTTTTGCTGTCTTTCCATTCTTCCAATATCCCCTGTCTCATCCATCCTGAATCTAACATATTCAAGTGCTTTCTCTCCGTTAAGGTGTTGTAATCCCTTTTTAAGATGAATTTTTACATCTCCAAGATAAGATTCATAATTCATATCTTTTTCTACATCAATAGTAATTCCTCCGATCAAATCAATCATTTTTACAAATCCTTCAAAATTAACTTCAACATAATAAGGAACTTCAATTTGTAAAATTGATTCAACAGTTTTAATAAGAAGAGGTACTCCTCCATATGAATGAGCATGGGCTAATTTTTCATCACCCTCATAACCTGGCAAAGTAACTAATGAATCTCTTGGAAGAGATATAAGAACCAATTTTTTATTCACAGGATCAATAGAAAGGAGAAGATTTGTATCTGATCTTGACATTTCATCTTCATATCTTTGGTCAATTCCAACAAGAAGAATATTTATTTTTTTGTTCCAATCAATTTCTTTAGGAGGAAGATTATTTTCATTGTTTTCACTATTTTTTGGATTAATTGAAGATAAAATGTAGTAAGTATAACCTATAAATGATACAACAAGTACAACTAATACTATTAACACTATTGTTAATATCTTTTTAACTTTTTTCATCTATTCCACCTCTTATTCTTTCAAGTTCAAGTTTCAAATTTTTGTAATCTCTTAAATATAATACAGTAAAATATATAAATAATGTTACAACTATTACAATTCCAACTTGAACAAGTTGTCCATATTTTGAAACAGTGAAACCATTTCTGTCTAAATAGTTTGAGATTAAAAAAGACACTAAAGTTGCAATTAAAGAATAAATTGAAATTTTTGAAAAATCTATTATAAAACTTTTTAAACTCAAAGTTTTTAATTTTTTAAATAAAATTCCATAAAGTAGAATAAATTGAATAACACTTGCTATAGATGCACCAAGAGGAATGCCAGAAAGTCCTATTATTCTTGAGTTTAAAAAATAAAGTGAAATTTGTATCACTATTGTTATTATGCTTATTATAACTGGAGTTATTGTATCTTTAAAAGAATAATAAACTCTAACAAGAAGAGAGGTCATGCCCCAAAAAGGAAGGCCTATTGAATAAAAAATCAGGAGATTAGAAACTATTCTTGTTGCATTTTCTGTAAACATTCCTTGTTCAAAAAGAAGTCTTATTATAGGATACGAAAATAAAATTAAACCAACAGCAGATGGTATCATAAGGTAAAGAATAAATTTTATACCAAATTGAATTGTTTTTGATAATCTTTCAATCTCTTTTCTCGAAACAAGTTGTGATAATGTTGGAAAAATAATTAATGAAACAACAAATGCAAAAATTCCAAGCGGAAGTTGTGATACTTTAAAAGCATAATCGAGAGAAGAAATTGCTCCTTCTCCAAAAAAAGAACCAATAGATTTCTCAAAAATTGGAGTAATATATCCAAAAGTAGAGTTTATTAAAATTGGAACTGCTAAAATTCCTATTTTTTTAACATATGGATTTTTTAAGTTAAATAAAAATTTATATTTCCAACCCTTTTTAATTGCAAAAGGAACTTGAATTAAAAGTTGAAGAATTGCTCCAACCATAGATCCATATATAATTGCATAAGGACCATAAAATTTTGTAAAAAATATAAGAGAAAAAACTATTGAGATGTTATATAAAACTCCCCCTAAACCAGGAATAATAAATGATTCATATGTGTTATGAAGACCTCCAAAAAGAAAAGCCCATGCAAGAATAAGCATTTGAGGAATTAGGTATATAAACATTGAATTTGCAAGATTTTTCATTTCATTGCTTGAATGTGGTGCCATTATATTAATAAAATTTTTTGAAAAAACAAAAAATATAAAAGATAAAATTATAAAAATAACACCTATAACATTAAATAAAATATTAAAAGTTTCCCACATATCTTTTTCTTTTTTCTCAACTAAAAAATCTGTGAAAACTGGAATAAAAATTGCTGATAATAGACCTGCAACAAGAAGGTGTGAAATTGTTAAAGGAATATATGTTGATATTTTAATTGCATCAGATTGAAATGTTGCTCCAAAAAAATAAGCAATAACTTGTTCTCTTATAAAGCCTAATATCCTTGTAATTAGAGTGATAAGAATCATTATGAAACTTATTGATATTAACCTTCTGCCTCTCAATTGTGAAATTCCTCCAAAAGTTTGTTTAAATCAAAATAAATTAAATCTTTTTCTCTTTTCACCACTCATAAAATTTTATTCAATTTCCTCCCCTTTGTCAAATAAATTTAATTATGGTATAAAATAAATTAATGAAAACAGGGGAAATTGAAAAAAAGATTTTTGATTATTTAAAAGAATTTCCTTATAAAATGGGATCAGATTGTTTAACTCAGTTTTTCACATCCATTTTAAATTTTAATTATACAAAAGAGGAAATTCCTAAAAACATTCTAAGAGAAGAAATAAAGAATAGAGTTAAAAATATTAATATTATTTCAAGTAAAAATGATTTTAATATTTTCTTTATTGAAGTTGAAAAATTAAATAATGCGATTGAAAGAGAAGTAATTGAAAAACTTTTTTCTTATGGTTATCCATTTGGGTTGTTTATCTTTTCAGATGAAAAAAAACCAAGAACACTACATTTTGTAAATGTAAAATATGAAGAAGAAAAAGAAGTAAAAAAGAAAATATTAAGAAGAATGGTAATAGGTGAAGGTGAAGGATTAAGAACATATTCTGAAAGATTGGCAATTGTTGAGATAAAAGATGATACTATTCCAGGACTAGAAATTCAAAGACTTTTTGATGAAGCATTCAATGTTGAAAAAGTAACAGAAGAATTCTTTGAAAAATATAAAGAAATTCTTGAAGAAATCTCTATTTATTTAGGAAAATTTGGAATATCAGAAGATAATAGCAGATTTTTTGGAATTCAATTATTAAATAGAATGATGTTTATCTATTTTATACAGAAAAAAGGTTGGTTATATTGGAAAATTGAAGATAAAGAAATAGATAAACCAGACAAAAAATATCTTTATAATTTTTATTTAAAATATAAAAATAATTGGAAAACAAAAGAGAGTAATTTTTATAGAGATTATCTATCAAATTTATTTTTCTATGCATTTAATCATAATTATGTTTATAAAAACACAAAATTACCAGATGAAGTAAAAATTTCATTTTCAATAATGCCTTATTTAAATGGTGGTTTATTTTCAAAAAATAAATTTGATGAAATTGGTGAAATATTGATAAAAGATGAAATATTTGATGATATTTTTAATAATCTTCTCGAAAGATTCAATTTCACAATAAGAGAAGATTTGCCTTTTGATATTGATGTTGCAGTTGACCCTGAAATGCTTGGAAAAGTATATGAATCACTTGTCCATGGTGAAGAAATAAATGAAAGAAGAAAAGCAGGAATTTTTTATACTCCAAGAGTTGAAATTGATTATATGATTAAAATGTCTTTAGTTGAAAATTTAAACAGAAATCTCAATATTGATAAAAATAAACTAATAAAATTTATTTTTTCTGATGATAAATATTATGAACTAACAGAAAAAGAAAAGTATGAAATCAAAAATTATCTTGATAATATAAAAATTCTTGACCCAGCAGTTGGTTCTGGTTCATTTCTTGTTAGGGCAATGAATATTTTAGTTGAATTATTCATAAAGTTAGGTTATGAAACCAACTTATTCAATTTAAGAAAAAATATTATGAAAAATTCTTTATATGGCGTTGATGTAATGGAATGGGCAGTAAGAGTTGCTGAATTGAGACTTTGGTTGAATTTACTTATTGATATTGATAAAGATGAAATAGATATATATACGAATCCACTTTTACCAAATTTATCTTTTAACATAAGACAAGGTGATTCTCTTGTTCAAGAAATACTTGGTAAGAGTATATCTTTAAGAAATATAGATCTTCCAAAAATAAAAAATTTAACACAAGAAATTGCAAAAGAAAAAAGAAGATTTTTTGATGGAGAATCTGATAGAAAAGATATTATTAAAAAATTAGAATATGATCTTATAAAGACGATTTATGATGAAAAAAAGAATAAATTAATAAAAGATAGAAATAATTTGGTAAATGAAAAAAATAAAAGTTGGGATCAATATAATTCAAAATTAAGTTATGTTGAAGAAAATGCTTTTGAAAAAAAGAAATTTGAAGAAGAAATTGAAAATATTAATAATTCAATTGAAAAAATAAATCTTGAAATTGAAAATCTTAACAAAGAATTTAGAGATTTATTAGAAAAAGAAAACAAAGAATTTTTCTTATGGGATATAGATTTTTCTGATGTTTTTGTTGAAAAAGGAGGTTTTGATATTATAATTGGAAATCCTCCTTATGTAAGACAAGAATTAATAGGACCTCCATTAGAAAAAAATCCAACAAGAGAGCAAAAAGATAACTATAAGAAAAAACTTCAAGAAATGGTGGAAAAATTATGGAAAATAAAAGTTGGTGGGAGATGTGATCTTTATGTTTATTTTTATTTTCTTTCAC
Protein-coding regions in this window:
- a CDS encoding nucleotide sugar dehydrogenase codes for the protein MISVFGLGAVGLPLSLILSMKGLKVYGVDINKKRIEDIKNGNSGLFEYYNDKSIDEIIVDEISKGNFIPTTNYKEAVLNSEVIMITIPLPLKRNKEINYDFLIKGIENIGKNLKKDTLIILRSTVPIGTTRKLVLPMLEGYTGFKIDKDFYLSYVPERMAEGKAFEELVNMTTLIGGIGEKSIEKTLNFFKTNFNGDYHIVSKVEVAEASKIIENLQRDLNIAMVNSLANIFLNIGLIPHEVIEAAKTHKRVKNLLSPGLGVGGHCLPYAYYYLKESVMINKIDLSLFELGRKINDDMPKRVLKIILERLKKKGKDPKSAKLALLGLAMKDYSKDTRESPSLKFLNISKKYFKEVCVFDNEVSIHLEERKEDLFSTLKDSDVIVISIIQKSYENLKVEDIKNLVKKDALIVDIKGLLNKKELKENFDSIIF
- a CDS encoding glycosyltransferase → MKKILFVSFFSPPIGSGGGERVIKLIKYIKGYEKYLLTSDYPTYKYRDDTSRIPEDTKVIRVKFKDPRIFIPKFIYRFLKREKGSNETDILERYRVLKSSLLTKIRLRLFIPDDKIRWVKDSKRVAKNLVEKQKIDVVITSGPPHSTHLIGLYLKRKLNIKWVMDLRDLWSENPFVEYPPSSKIKNRKIEEKCLKETDLIIVVTESFKKVLLKEFKFLDEKKIKVVYGGFDKKDFEVESKEFSCFSISYIGSFYSLQTPVFFFKAFKELIEEDENFRKEAKIYILSPFEENTKKIVDEMNLVEFVNISGFLPHKEAMKYLLGSKLLFLFLGRGGEDTVPQKTFEYLGSGKRIIALVPDGECKEILLKCGVIDIVEPDNIENIKRTLKKIYNDYLNGVQIKYNNDEINKFSMENISEKFIESLKDGGVL
- a CDS encoding glycosyltransferase family 4 protein: MKKIGVFISGGEKGGSRYQVMTLAKELKSEFDFVFFNFYEGLLYKEIKESNFKQYLFKGLFNFKDIEKSIINEKLDLIHTYGFRGNFYGRIISKKLKIKSITSYTSFMYEDYSSKLKGVIFEKIDNFTLKIPEMIIVPSTSLKEYILKRGYKRDVRVVHLGIEIYNEFYKREDFGLKETDFVIGSVMRLERVKNPIFLIDTFSLIEKELKNAKLLIVGDGSLRGEIEKRIDELSLKEKVILLGFRKDVRRIYGIFDVFVLPSIKEGFSIAIIEAMSSSLPVVVYDSLGVRDIVDNGVNGFIINELNKEIFAEKIIYFLDENKRKEFGERNRKKVLEKFTKEKMVEETKKIYKEVIL
- a CDS encoding O-antigen ligase family protein, whose product is MIELGALFFSFLIALSLLIKPQFSFIFSIPLLFYYFPYKFTFYLIPLYPIIDFFIRNSFPSVSSIWDEGFILILILILLFRVKTKKIKLGELIYPVLIFLLSLLISSYFTKIDTRIAFDGIRSYLEMFLFFLIVLNFIEDKKDIENFINLSTISVLILSLYGIYQYIAKVSIPSSWIDKDLETTISTRAFSIFGSPNAFAGYLILLIPLIFTIFLTEKKKIKKLYYLFVLGVSLFALLFTLTRAAQISIAFSFLIFTLLYKDKRYFLVLLILILIAFSIPQIRVRFLNLLSPIYLEKAKTYGRLFRWNLAISIFSLKPIFGVGPGGFGGAVASRLGMFEGLYVDNYYLKTLVETGIIGFISFLYLIFSILRKGISNLINVKSDKEKMISLGIFLGLVAFFLNNLTENLWEIPTLSVTMWSIVAILYSIRKE
- a CDS encoding LCP family protein, which gives rise to MKKVKKILTIVLIVLVVLVVSFIGYTYYILSSINPKNSENNENNLPPKEIDWNKKINILLVGIDQRYEDEMSRSDTNLLLSIDPVNKKLVLISLPRDSLVTLPGYEGDEKLAHAHSYGGVPLLIKTVESILQIEVPYYVEVNFEGFVKMIDLIGGITIDVEKDMNYESYLGDVKIHLKKGLQHLNGEKALEYVRFRMDETGDIGRMERQQKFIKAVIQQALEISNTLKLQKALLELKNWVKTNLEPTQIIKLGLIMKNIHEDDMISMTLPGVNSWKNGLSYYILDYDKIQNIIDEYLKD
- the murJ gene encoding murein biosynthesis integral membrane protein MurJ; amino-acid sequence: MRGRRLISISFIMILITLITRILGFIREQVIAYFFGATFQSDAIKISTYIPLTISHLLVAGLLSAIFIPVFTDFLVEKKEKDMWETFNILFNVIGVIFIILSFIFFVFSKNFINIMAPHSSNEMKNLANSMFIYLIPQMLILAWAFLFGGLHNTYESFIIPGLGGVLYNISIVFSLIFFTKFYGPYAIIYGSMVGAILQLLIQVPFAIKKGWKYKFLFNLKNPYVKKIGILAVPILINSTFGYITPIFEKSIGSFFGEGAISSLDYAFKVSQLPLGIFAFVVSLIIFPTLSQLVSRKEIERLSKTIQFGIKFILYLMIPSAVGLILFSYPIIRLLFEQGMFTENATRIVSNLLIFYSIGLPFWGMTSLLVRVYYSFKDTITPVIISIITIVIQISLYFLNSRIIGLSGIPLGASIASVIQFILLYGILFKKLKTLSLKSFIIDFSKISIYSLIATLVSFLISNYLDRNGFTVSKYGQLVQVGIVIVVTLFIYFTVLYLRDYKNLKLELERIRGGIDEKS
- a CDS encoding Eco57I restriction-modification methylase domain-containing protein, whose protein sequence is MKTGEIEKKIFDYLKEFPYKMGSDCLTQFFTSILNFNYTKEEIPKNILREEIKNRVKNINIISSKNDFNIFFIEVEKLNNAIEREVIEKLFSYGYPFGLFIFSDEKKPRTLHFVNVKYEEEKEVKKKILRRMVIGEGEGLRTYSERLAIVEIKDDTIPGLEIQRLFDEAFNVEKVTEEFFEKYKEILEEISIYLGKFGISEDNSRFFGIQLLNRMMFIYFIQKKGWLYWKIEDKEIDKPDKKYLYNFYLKYKNNWKTKESNFYRDYLSNLFFYAFNHNYVYKNTKLPDEVKISFSIMPYLNGGLFSKNKFDEIGEILIKDEIFDDIFNNLLERFNFTIREDLPFDIDVAVDPEMLGKVYESLVHGEEINERRKAGIFYTPRVEIDYMIKMSLVENLNRNLNIDKNKLIKFIFSDDKYYELTEKEKYEIKNYLDNIKILDPAVGSGSFLVRAMNILVELFIKLGYETNLFNLRKNIMKNSLYGVDVMEWAVRVAELRLWLNLLIDIDKDEIDIYTNPLLPNLSFNIRQGDSLVQEILGKSISLRNIDLPKIKNLTQEIAKEKRRFFDGESDRKDIIKKLEYDLIKTIYDEKKNKLIKDRNNLVNEKNKSWDQYNSKLSYVEENAFEKKKFEEEIENINNSIEKINLEIENLNKEFRDLLEKENKEFFLWDIDFSDVFVEKGGFDIIIGNPPYVRQELIGPPLEKNPTREQKDNYKKKLQEMVEKLWKIKVGGRCDLYVYFYFLSLSLLNKNGTFCFINSNSWLDVDFGKYLQEFLLKNFEMKRIIDNQVKRSFKEADINTVIVLINNTNKINLDNKVKFIMYKKPFEDVISIDNEIFIEEVNELKKNSNLRVFPKTQKELLLEGIEGDEPKEIKLISGKYEGGKWGGIYLRAPDIYFTILEKGLKCQKLAKLKNFCIFYGYV